The DNA sequence GCGGGTAGCCAGCTGTTGGTCTCGGGCACAGGGTCGGGGGCCGGATCCACGTCGGGGGCGTCCTGCTCGGCTCCGGGCGCATCGGGGTCGTCGGCCGCGAGGGCGAGCTGCCGCTCCAGCTCTGCCTGTTGCGGGTAGAGCGTGCCCATGAGGTACTGCCGGTCGGGCGGGGCATCGAGCATCTCGTCGTCATCGCCGACGGGGCCGACGAGCTGGCGAGTGAGGTAGTCGACCAGCTCTTGGCGCGGGTCCATGCACGGTTCCTTCGGATCAGAGGTATGTGTGGAGCGGGGACGGCGGGGTCCGCGGTGGACGCGGACGTTCAGGCGGCTGGCGGCTTCAGCCCGTGGCGGGCCAGCTGGCCGTGGAACTTCGCCCTGGCCTTTCCTTCGATCTGGCGAATGCGCTCTCGGGTGACGCCGAAGACGGCGCCGATGTCCTCCAGCGTGTCCGGCTCGTCACCGTCGAGACCGGTGCGCCGGACGAGGACGTGCCGCTCCCGCTCGGAGAGGTGCTCCAGAACGTGTCGCACGCGCGCCTGGAACTCCTTGCGGATCAACACGGCGGCGGGGCCGGGCAGTCGGCTCGGCCCGATGACGAGGTCACCAAGGGCCGTGTCGTCGCCGATGACCCGGTCCAGGGAGTCGGTGGGCCGGCTGATCCTGCGTATCCTCTCCACTTCGGCGAAGGTGAGACCGCTGACGTAAGCCACGTTGTCGACGGTCCTGGGTCGGCCTTCGCTGAGCAGCTTGCGTTCGGCCTTGGCGACCTTGGCGACCTTTTCATGAAGGTGCACGGGCAGCCGGATCAGAGTGCCTTCGTCGGCGATGGCCCGCGTGATGGCCTGCTTGATCCACCAGGTGGCGTAGGTCGAGAACTTGTAGCCCTTGGTGGCGTCGAACCTGCGGACCGCGCGCAACAGTCCGATGGTGCCGTGCTGGACGAGATCGTCAGTATCCAGCCCGCGTCCCTGGTGGTACTGCGCGATCTTCCATACGAGCCGCCGGTTGTGCAGGACGAGGCAGTCGTGAGCGCGTCGCCGCTCGTCGTCGGGGGACAGCGCCGCGATCTCCTCCTTTGGTACGTCGCGGCTGAGATGGTCGGCACTGCCGCGGAGG is a window from the Streptomyces luomodiensis genome containing:
- a CDS encoding sigma-70 family RNA polymerase sigma factor produces the protein MTDAERRAIEAELPSVIERLKRGATRGGVISQRAFALETDRLGLTTDEQRRGLRTGLVAVGLRVKASPRGRANHRPTPASDLTTRAKAPSAKAAALPPVAAAPGPVATEAAARLAQARRMLARYAAADGTVSKLAHDGVVRLHRLSLAEARELTADFPIARPRPHGTPAEPAVPGEARPMGRDPAPAAASARPPHTTKRTRSAAVAPHDTLSDAVRAARAVLEADRWRRNPARVTLRAEEEVGLAVLLRGSADHLSRDVPKEEIAALSPDDERRRAHDCLVLHNRRLVWKIAQYHQGRGLDTDDLVQHGTIGLLRAVRRFDATKGYKFSTYATWWIKQAITRAIADEGTLIRLPVHLHEKVAKVAKAERKLLSEGRPRTVDNVAYVSGLTFAEVERIRRISRPTDSLDRVIGDDTALGDLVIGPSRLPGPAAVLIRKEFQARVRHVLEHLSERERHVLVRRTGLDGDEPDTLEDIGAVFGVTRERIRQIEGKARAKFHGQLARHGLKPPAA